From one Callithrix jacchus isolate 240 chromosome 2, calJac240_pri, whole genome shotgun sequence genomic stretch:
- the WDR55 gene encoding WD repeat-containing protein 55 isoform X1 translates to MDRTCEERPAEEESDEEDPNSMEAPAQIRDTPEDIVLEAPASGLAFHPARDLLAAGDVDGDVFVGNYTALWRGQVFSTAPKQLFNKYSVMLLFCYKEPSSLLLSAASSICSLLSASFSYSCQEGETKELWSSGHHLKACRAVAFSQDGQKLITVSKDKAIHVLDVEQGRLERRVSKAHGAPINSLLLVDENVLATGDDMGSIRLWDQRKEGPFMDMRQHEEYIADMALDPAKKLLLTASGDGCLGVFNIKRRRFELLSEPQSGDLTSVTLMKCGKKVACGSSEGTIYLFNWNGFGATSDRFALRAESIDCMVPVTESLLCTGSTDGVIRAVNILPNRVVGSVGQHAGEPVEELALSHCGCFLASSGHDQRLKFWDMAQLRAVVVDDYRRRKKKGGPLRALSSKAWSTNDFFAGLREEAEDFMAQEKEEEETGDDSD, encoded by the exons ATGGACCGTACTTGTGAGGAGAGGCCCGCTGAGGAAGAGAGTGACGAGGAGGACCCTAACTCCATGGAAGCCCCGGCCCAGATCCGAGACACTCCGGAAGACATCGTGCTGGAAGCTCCTGCCAGTGGGCTGGCGTTCCACCCGGCCCGCGACCTGCTGGCTGCAGGGGACGTGGACGGGGACGTGTTCGT GGGGAATTACACCGCCTTGTGGAGGGGGCAAGTTTTCAGTACAGCGCCTAAGCAGCTGTTCAACAAAT ATTCAGTCATGCTACTCTTCTGCTACAAGGAACCCTCCTCGTTGCTTCTCTCTGCTGCCTCCAGTATCTGCTCCTTGCTTTCAGCCAG ctTTTCCTACTCTTGCCAAGAGGGAGAAACCAAGGAGCTCTGGTCATCAGGTCACCATTTGAAGGCCTGCCGAGCTGTGGCCTTCTCTCAAGATGGGCAGA AGCTCATTACTGTCTCCAAGGACAAAGCCATCCATGTTCTAGATGTGGAGCAGGGCCGACTGGAAAGGCGTGTTTCCAAGGCTCATGG CGCCCCCATCAACAGTCTTCTGCTGGTGGATGAGAATGTTCTGGCCACTGGGGATGACATGGGTAGTATCCGTCTCTGGGACCAGCGGAAGGAGGGCCCCTTCATGGATATGAGGCAACATGAAGAGTACATCGCAGACATGGCTCTGGATCCAGCCAAGAAGCTGCTGCTGACAGCCAG TGGAGATGGCTGCCTTGGTGTCTTCAACATTAAGAGGCGTCGGTTCGAGCTgctctcagagcctcagtctgGGGATCTGACTTCTGTCACTCTCATGAAA TGTGGGAAGAAGGTGGCTTGTGGCTCCAGTGAAGGTACCATCTACCTCTTCAACTGGAATGGCTTTGGGGCCACAAGTGACCGCTTTGCCCTGAGAGCCGAATCCATTGACTGCATGGTTCCAGTCACCGAGAGTCTGCTGTGTACTGGCTCCACCGATGGAGTCATCAG GGCTGTGAACATCCTACCGAACCGAGTGGTAGGCAGTGTGGGCCAGCATGCTGGGGAGCCTGTGGAGGAGCTGGCCCTTTCCCACTGTGGCTGCTTCCTGGCCAGTAGTGGCCATGACCAGCGCCTCAAGTTTTGGGACATGGCCCAGCTGCGAGCTGTGGTGGTGGATGACTACCGTCGGCGCAAGAAAAAGGGAGGACCACTGCGGGCCCTGAGCAGCAAGGCTTGGAGCACCAATGACTTCTTTGCAGGACTGAGGGAAGAGGCAGAAGATTTCATGGctcaggaaaaggaggaggaggagactggGGATGACAGTGACTGA
- the WDR55 gene encoding WD repeat-containing protein 55 isoform X3 has translation MLLFCYKEPSSLLLSAASSICSLLSASFSYSCQEGETKELWSSGHHLKACRAVAFSQDGQKLITVSKDKAIHVLDVEQGRLERRVSKAHGAPINSLLLVDENVLATGDDMGSIRLWDQRKEGPFMDMRQHEEYIADMALDPAKKLLLTASGDGCLGVFNIKRRRFELLSEPQSGDLTSVTLMKCGKKVACGSSEGTIYLFNWNGFGATSDRFALRAESIDCMVPVTESLLCTGSTDGVIRAVNILPNRVVGSVGQHAGEPVEELALSHCGCFLASSGHDQRLKFWDMAQLRAVVVDDYRRRKKKGGPLRALSSKAWSTNDFFAGLREEAEDFMAQEKEEEETGDDSD, from the exons ATGCTACTCTTCTGCTACAAGGAACCCTCCTCGTTGCTTCTCTCTGCTGCCTCCAGTATCTGCTCCTTGCTTTCAGCCAG ctTTTCCTACTCTTGCCAAGAGGGAGAAACCAAGGAGCTCTGGTCATCAGGTCACCATTTGAAGGCCTGCCGAGCTGTGGCCTTCTCTCAAGATGGGCAGA AGCTCATTACTGTCTCCAAGGACAAAGCCATCCATGTTCTAGATGTGGAGCAGGGCCGACTGGAAAGGCGTGTTTCCAAGGCTCATGG CGCCCCCATCAACAGTCTTCTGCTGGTGGATGAGAATGTTCTGGCCACTGGGGATGACATGGGTAGTATCCGTCTCTGGGACCAGCGGAAGGAGGGCCCCTTCATGGATATGAGGCAACATGAAGAGTACATCGCAGACATGGCTCTGGATCCAGCCAAGAAGCTGCTGCTGACAGCCAG TGGAGATGGCTGCCTTGGTGTCTTCAACATTAAGAGGCGTCGGTTCGAGCTgctctcagagcctcagtctgGGGATCTGACTTCTGTCACTCTCATGAAA TGTGGGAAGAAGGTGGCTTGTGGCTCCAGTGAAGGTACCATCTACCTCTTCAACTGGAATGGCTTTGGGGCCACAAGTGACCGCTTTGCCCTGAGAGCCGAATCCATTGACTGCATGGTTCCAGTCACCGAGAGTCTGCTGTGTACTGGCTCCACCGATGGAGTCATCAG GGCTGTGAACATCCTACCGAACCGAGTGGTAGGCAGTGTGGGCCAGCATGCTGGGGAGCCTGTGGAGGAGCTGGCCCTTTCCCACTGTGGCTGCTTCCTGGCCAGTAGTGGCCATGACCAGCGCCTCAAGTTTTGGGACATGGCCCAGCTGCGAGCTGTGGTGGTGGATGACTACCGTCGGCGCAAGAAAAAGGGAGGACCACTGCGGGCCCTGAGCAGCAAGGCTTGGAGCACCAATGACTTCTTTGCAGGACTGAGGGAAGAGGCAGAAGATTTCATGGctcaggaaaaggaggaggaggagactggGGATGACAGTGACTGA
- the DND1 gene encoding dead end protein homolog 1, giving the protein MQSKRDCELWCERVNPENKAALEAWVRETGIRLVQVNGQRKYGGPPPGWVGRPPPAGSEVFIGRLPQDVYEHQLIPLFQRVGRLYEFRLMMTFSGLNRGFAYARYSSRRGAQAAIATLHNHPLRPSCTLLVCRSTEKCELSVDGLPPNLTRRALLLALQPLGPGLQEARLLPSPGPAAGQIALLKFSSHRAAALAKKALVEGQSHLCGEPVAVEWLKPDLKQRLRQQLVGPSLRSPQPEGSQLALARDKLGSQGARATLQLLCQRMKLGSPVFLTKCLGTGPAGWHRFWYQVVIPGHPVPFSGLIWVVLTLDGQDGHEVAKDAVSAQLLQVLTESGASLLWSAGAEARTMVRQ; this is encoded by the exons ATGCAGTCCAAGCGGGATTGTGAG CTGTGGTGTGAGAGGGTGAATCCAGAAAACAAGGCAGCGCTGGAGGCGTGGGTCAGGGAGACAGGCATCCGCCTGGTGCAGGTGAACGGGCAGAGGAAGTATGGCGGGCCACCCCCAG GCTGGGTGGGCAGGCCGCCGCCAGCCGGATCAGAGGTATTCATCGGGCGGCTGCCCCAGGACGTGTACGAGCACCAGCTTATCCCGCTGTTCCAGCGCGTGGGCCGCCTCTACGAGTTCCGCCTGATGATGACCTTCAGCGGCCTGAACCGCGGCTTCGCCTATGCCCGCTACAGCTCGCGGCGCGGCGCTCAGGCCGCCATCGCCACGCTGCACAACCACCCGCTGCGGCCGTCTTGCACGCTACTCGTGTGCCGCAGCACTGAGAAGTGTGAGCTGAGCGTGGACGGCCTGCCGCCGAATCTGACCCGCCGCGCGCTGTTACTCGCGCTGCAGCCGCTGGGTCCCGGCCTCCAGGAGGCGCGGCTGCTGCCCAGCCCTGGACCGGCGGCCGGGCAGATCGCTCTGCTCAAATTCAGCTCGCACCGGGCCGCTGCCCTGGCCAAAAAGGCGCTGGTGGAAG GGCAATCACACCTCTGTGGAGAGCCTGTCGCTGTGGAGTGGCTCAAGCCAGACCTGAAGCAGCGACTCCGTCAGCAGCTTGTGGGTCCCTCCTTGCGGTCCCCACAGCCAGAAGGCAGCCAGTTGGCCTTGGCAAGGGACAAGTTAGGGTCCCAAGGGGCTCGAGCTACCCTGCAGTTGCTGTGCCAACGAATGAAGCTGGGGAGCCCTGTGTTCCTTACTAAGTGTTTGGGCACCGGGCCTGCTGGCTGGCACCGCTTCTGGTACCAGGTCGTGATCCCTGGGCATCCAGTACCCTTCAGTGGCCTAATCTGGGTTGTGCTGACCCTAGATGGGCAGGATGGGCATGAGGTGGCCAAGGATGCTGTGTCTGCACAGCTGCTGCAGGTACTCACTGAGTCTGGGGCCAGCCTCCTGTGGTCTGCTGGAGCTGAGGCACGTACCATGGTTAGACAGTGA
- the WDR55 gene encoding WD repeat-containing protein 55 isoform X2: MDRTCEERPAEEESDEEDPNSMEAPAQIRDTPEDIVLEAPASGLAFHPARDLLAAGDVDGDVFVFSYSCQEGETKELWSSGHHLKACRAVAFSQDGQKLITVSKDKAIHVLDVEQGRLERRVSKAHGAPINSLLLVDENVLATGDDMGSIRLWDQRKEGPFMDMRQHEEYIADMALDPAKKLLLTASGDGCLGVFNIKRRRFELLSEPQSGDLTSVTLMKCGKKVACGSSEGTIYLFNWNGFGATSDRFALRAESIDCMVPVTESLLCTGSTDGVIRAVNILPNRVVGSVGQHAGEPVEELALSHCGCFLASSGHDQRLKFWDMAQLRAVVVDDYRRRKKKGGPLRALSSKAWSTNDFFAGLREEAEDFMAQEKEEEETGDDSD; encoded by the exons ATGGACCGTACTTGTGAGGAGAGGCCCGCTGAGGAAGAGAGTGACGAGGAGGACCCTAACTCCATGGAAGCCCCGGCCCAGATCCGAGACACTCCGGAAGACATCGTGCTGGAAGCTCCTGCCAGTGGGCTGGCGTTCCACCCGGCCCGCGACCTGCTGGCTGCAGGGGACGTGGACGGGGACGTGTTCGT ctTTTCCTACTCTTGCCAAGAGGGAGAAACCAAGGAGCTCTGGTCATCAGGTCACCATTTGAAGGCCTGCCGAGCTGTGGCCTTCTCTCAAGATGGGCAGA AGCTCATTACTGTCTCCAAGGACAAAGCCATCCATGTTCTAGATGTGGAGCAGGGCCGACTGGAAAGGCGTGTTTCCAAGGCTCATGG CGCCCCCATCAACAGTCTTCTGCTGGTGGATGAGAATGTTCTGGCCACTGGGGATGACATGGGTAGTATCCGTCTCTGGGACCAGCGGAAGGAGGGCCCCTTCATGGATATGAGGCAACATGAAGAGTACATCGCAGACATGGCTCTGGATCCAGCCAAGAAGCTGCTGCTGACAGCCAG TGGAGATGGCTGCCTTGGTGTCTTCAACATTAAGAGGCGTCGGTTCGAGCTgctctcagagcctcagtctgGGGATCTGACTTCTGTCACTCTCATGAAA TGTGGGAAGAAGGTGGCTTGTGGCTCCAGTGAAGGTACCATCTACCTCTTCAACTGGAATGGCTTTGGGGCCACAAGTGACCGCTTTGCCCTGAGAGCCGAATCCATTGACTGCATGGTTCCAGTCACCGAGAGTCTGCTGTGTACTGGCTCCACCGATGGAGTCATCAG GGCTGTGAACATCCTACCGAACCGAGTGGTAGGCAGTGTGGGCCAGCATGCTGGGGAGCCTGTGGAGGAGCTGGCCCTTTCCCACTGTGGCTGCTTCCTGGCCAGTAGTGGCCATGACCAGCGCCTCAAGTTTTGGGACATGGCCCAGCTGCGAGCTGTGGTGGTGGATGACTACCGTCGGCGCAAGAAAAAGGGAGGACCACTGCGGGCCCTGAGCAGCAAGGCTTGGAGCACCAATGACTTCTTTGCAGGACTGAGGGAAGAGGCAGAAGATTTCATGGctcaggaaaaggaggaggaggagactggGGATGACAGTGACTGA